Within the Bacillota bacterium genome, the region CGCATTACAGGCAGTAAAGAGTATGCGTACCCATACACCACCGATAAGCGGGCCGAAATTGTTCGCTGGCATGAGGATATCTACGCTGCTGGGGATTCCATGGGGATTTGTGCATTTCCTACAACCGCCCAACATTGGGTGGATGAATTCGACATGGCAGATCTATATTCTAGTTTTAGCGGGATTGATGTTACTGCCGAAGAAATAATGATGTCTGGTCGTCGGGTTATAACGCTAGAACGTGTTTTTAGCGGTATTCTAGGCTATACCAGAGCTGATGATGTATTACCCTATAGAATGATGTATGAAAAACAATTGGATGCCATGCATGATAATGCCATCAATTCCCCGGAAGTACTAGATATCATGAAGGACCAGTACTTCAAGCTACACGGTTGGGATCTGGAAGCAGGGTTGCCAACTAAAGAAGTCCTTGAGGAACTTGAACTGGATGAATTTGAGTCCAAGGCGACGTTTCTTTAGGCGTGACCTTTTTGCCAGAGAGCGGTTTTTACAAGAATACTTGATGGGGAGAAGATACATGAAAGTCTTCATGATTGACCCAAACAAATGTAGTGGTTGCCATTTGTGCGAACTCGCTTGTTCCTTTAATAAACACAGTGTATTTAATCGAGAACTTTCGAATATACGGATCCAAACCAAAGAGGATATTCTTCTACATGTTCCAGTAAAGTGTATGCAATGCGAGGAGTCTCCTTGTATAAACGCCTGTGTAGCTCAGGCATTGTACAAGGACGAAAGTACTGGTGCAATTTTGTGTGACCAAAACAAATGCATCGGCTGCAAGGCATGTGTTATTGCCTGTCCCTTCGGCTGCATTTCAGTCATGAGGACGGCTTACAAAGCCGAGATTAGCCTGTGTGACCTCTGTGAAGGCGATCCGGAATGCGTTAAGGCCTGCCGTCAAAAAGCCCTTTCATATGCAGATGAAAGCAAGATTAACCGTGAAAAACGGGAACGGACCTTCACCAAGGTTGTAAATCAATAGTAAAGGGGTGCCGAATGTGTCAGTACTTCGTTATGTGGGTATAAGCTCCAGCCCTCGGCATGCTAACACCGAGGTAATGGTAAGAACGGCCCTTGAGGAAGCCAAGGCTGTAACCGAAGCTGCAGGCTATGAAGTGGAGACTACTCTTATTTCCTTCGCCGGTAAAAAAATACAACCATGTATTAATTGTGATGGCTGCGTTCGCAAGCTTTCCTACTGCATCCTAAAAGATGACTGGCTCGATATTGTAAAACATGTTGTTGACCCTGTACCTAACGGGTTGATTCTAGGTTCACCGGTGTACTTTTACAATGTTAACTCAGCCATGCGGGCTTTTATGGAAAGATGGACATCCTTGGTAAAGGGAATCTGGCATCCTGAATTTCCATATCCGGTACCCGATTGGACTCGCACGGCTGCCGGAGCTGTTGCCGTGGGCTATGACCGCAACGGCGGCCAAGAAATGGCTTTATCTAATATGGTAAATTTCTTGCTCCTTAACCAGTTTGTGGTGGTTGCGCCCGGGCACGGCGGTGGCTATATAGGTGCCGGCGGTTGGCAAATGGGTCTTCCGGGAGCGGAAAAAGACGCTGTTCTTAAGGACGAAGAAGGCCTGCGCCAGAGCACAATTTTGGGAAAACGTATAGCTGAAACAGCTATGCGTCTGAACAAGTAGTGAGCTTACCAGAGTTTTCGGTAGAGGAGAGTAAACGTTGGCAATTGTAAGGTTTACCCTTCCGTTTAGTAGAATTGCCGGCGCGACTCAGGTAAAAATAGAAGCTGCCACGGTGGGTGAGCTGTGTCAGCGATTAATTGAACGCTATGGTCCGGAAATGACCGTATTGTTGGACGACAATGGTGAGGTATCAAGGCGTGTAGTTTTCATGGTGAACCGCAGAAACATTCATACCTTACACTATCAGGGGGAGTTGCTTCTTGACGACAATACAGAAGTATTAATCATGCCCCACATTATTGGAGGTTAGGAAAGTTGTCCATGCCACAGATTTGCCGAAACTGTGAAGATGCACCTTGCCTAGATGCTTGTCCAGCCGGGGCCATTATTCGCCGTAAAGTTGACCGTTATGTTGTTTTGGAAGAAGAACGATGTGTTCACTGTAACATGTGTATTATGGTTTGTCCCTTCGGGGCGATTGTTGAATCTGATAACAAAGACCATAATATCAAACACGACCTCTACAAAGAGGAGATACAAGGCCGTGCAGAGCTTTATTCCATAAATGCTGTTGCCTTTGGTCGCGTCGAGCTGTATTTAGCCAGGAAAAGAAAAAGAAGCGCCCGTTTGTTGTTGGGCAAGAGTAGGTGTGAGGACAAATGCAAACAGTGATTCTCGGCAGCGGCACGGCAGCAAAGAGCGCTTTTACGACCCTGCTGGAACGTGTTTGCCCACAGGAAAAAGTAATACTTGTTACCAAAGAAAAAGATCTCTTTTATTCACGGGTATTGCTGCCTGATTATATTGCCGACCATATTTCCCTACAGCGGCTGCATCTGGTTCCGGATGAAATACCGGAGGACAGGGCAGTCATCAAGAGAAATACGGAGGCAATAGGTCTTGAACCTGAACGAAGACTTATCCACCTCTCCAACAAAGAAAAACTTGTGTATGACAAGCTGCTTATTGCTACCGGCGCGGCACCTACACCATGGACGGACGGTAATGGACTGCCGGAGGGTGTTTTTTACCTTCGTGACCTCGAAGATGCTGAACAGATCAGAAGAAGAGCTGCAAAGGCAGGAGAATGTGTTGTCTTAGGCGGCGGCTTGGTTAGCCTTAAGGCTGCTTGGGCTTTGAACCAACTGGGCTTAACAGTTAAGTTGTTGGTAAGTTCATCTAGACTGCTTTCTCAGATCAGTGATGCTTTGATTTCTCAGTGGGTCTACAACTTATTCAGTAACCACGGTGTAGATATTGAGCTTTCGGCTCCAGCGACCAGTTTTTTAACAGACGCAAAGGGCTTAAGGGCTGTTAAGCTGGCCGACGGCAGACGCATACCGGCCCAACTGGCGGTGGTAGGCAAGGGTGTTTGTCCGAACCTGGGTTTTGCCAAGGGTACCTCCTTACGTTACGACAGAGGAATTATTGTGGATCAGTACATGAAGACTTCTGTGCCGGATATTTATGCTGCCGGTGATGTTGCTCAGGTAAAAGATCTTCTCAGCGGTGGGAACGGCATGTTTACTCTTTGGCCTGAGGCAACGGTTCAAGGACGGATCGCGGCCAATAGTATTCTGGGTTTCTGTGAGAAAGCTCATACAGGGGCTTTAAGTATGAATTCGGTGGTTTTTTACGGCGTTCCTTTTATTATGGTGGGCAAAGTAAAGGAAAAGGACATTCAAGGCCTAGATGTTTATAAACATGTCGATTTAGAAAATAAGGTTTACCGGAAAATCGTATGTGCTAACGGCAGACTCGTAGGGGCTGTTTTCGGCGGCAACGTTACTTATGCCGGAATGGTTTATTGGGATATAAAATCACAGCGTCAAATAAACTCACCGGAAGACTATTTGTCCTTGGAAGGACTTAGCAAGGTGTATCACAGCCGCGGGTCTGAGCTGTAATATCCTCGCTGATGGGAAGACA harbors:
- a CDS encoding 4Fe-4S dicluster domain-containing protein, producing the protein MKVFMIDPNKCSGCHLCELACSFNKHSVFNRELSNIRIQTKEDILLHVPVKCMQCEESPCINACVAQALYKDESTGAILCDQNKCIGCKACVIACPFGCISVMRTAYKAEISLCDLCEGDPECVKACRQKALSYADESKINREKRERTFTKVVNQ
- a CDS encoding flavodoxin family protein, with the protein product MSVLRYVGISSSPRHANTEVMVRTALEEAKAVTEAAGYEVETTLISFAGKKIQPCINCDGCVRKLSYCILKDDWLDIVKHVVDPVPNGLILGSPVYFYNVNSAMRAFMERWTSLVKGIWHPEFPYPVPDWTRTAAGAVAVGYDRNGGQEMALSNMVNFLLLNQFVVVAPGHGGGYIGAGGWQMGLPGAEKDAVLKDEEGLRQSTILGKRIAETAMRLNK
- a CDS encoding MoaD/ThiS family protein; translated protein: MAIVRFTLPFSRIAGATQVKIEAATVGELCQRLIERYGPEMTVLLDDNGEVSRRVVFMVNRRNIHTLHYQGELLLDDNTEVLIMPHIIGG
- a CDS encoding 4Fe-4S dicluster domain-containing protein, with product MPQICRNCEDAPCLDACPAGAIIRRKVDRYVVLEEERCVHCNMCIMVCPFGAIVESDNKDHNIKHDLYKEEIQGRAELYSINAVAFGRVELYLARKRKRSARLLLGKSRCEDKCKQ
- a CDS encoding FAD-dependent oxidoreductase is translated as MQTVILGSGTAAKSAFTTLLERVCPQEKVILVTKEKDLFYSRVLLPDYIADHISLQRLHLVPDEIPEDRAVIKRNTEAIGLEPERRLIHLSNKEKLVYDKLLIATGAAPTPWTDGNGLPEGVFYLRDLEDAEQIRRRAAKAGECVVLGGGLVSLKAAWALNQLGLTVKLLVSSSRLLSQISDALISQWVYNLFSNHGVDIELSAPATSFLTDAKGLRAVKLADGRRIPAQLAVVGKGVCPNLGFAKGTSLRYDRGIIVDQYMKTSVPDIYAAGDVAQVKDLLSGGNGMFTLWPEATVQGRIAANSILGFCEKAHTGALSMNSVVFYGVPFIMVGKVKEKDIQGLDVYKHVDLENKVYRKIVCANGRLVGAVFGGNVTYAGMVYWDIKSQRQINSPEDYLSLEGLSKVYHSRGSEL